The Dyella caseinilytica genome has a window encoding:
- a CDS encoding beta-ketoacyl-[acyl-carrier-protein] synthase family protein: MNTYLNSLGIICNLGAGKHAVAEALFAGDDSGIRPKTGWIPGHTPPLGSVRAELPLIPDALRGHRDNRNNRLLLAAALEIEPDIRAAIERYGHARIGVVLGTSTTGIEEATHGIGVYRRDGAWPADYRYAHQELGAPAAFLAEWLELSGPCYSISTACTSGARALLSAQRLLRMGVCDAVLCGGVDTLCRLAINGFHALEAVDLQRCDPFSKHRRGINIGEAAALFLMTRETSAVQLLGGGASSDAYHMSSPDPQGNGAQKAMRDALHRAGLDASQIDYINLHGTATEHNDSMESLAVTATFGSDVACSSTKSLTGHTLAAAGALEAAFCWLSLTDEQAERRLPPHVWDGEADPALLPLHLIQAGSHLPAGGRRYLMSNSFAFGGNNASLILGDPA, from the coding sequence ATGAATACTTATCTCAACTCACTGGGCATCATCTGCAATCTTGGTGCAGGCAAGCACGCCGTCGCCGAAGCGCTGTTCGCAGGCGATGACAGTGGTATTCGCCCGAAGACAGGCTGGATTCCCGGGCACACGCCACCGCTTGGCAGCGTACGCGCAGAATTGCCCCTTATTCCCGATGCGCTGCGCGGTCATCGCGACAACCGTAACAACCGGCTCTTGCTTGCTGCTGCGCTGGAGATCGAACCGGATATTCGGGCTGCGATCGAACGCTACGGTCACGCGCGCATCGGCGTTGTGCTTGGCACCAGCACCACCGGCATCGAAGAGGCCACACACGGTATTGGCGTCTACCGCCGTGATGGCGCATGGCCCGCCGACTATCGCTATGCGCATCAAGAGTTGGGTGCGCCCGCAGCTTTTTTGGCGGAATGGCTCGAACTATCGGGCCCCTGCTACAGCATTTCCACCGCCTGCACCTCCGGCGCGCGCGCCTTGCTCAGCGCGCAACGTTTGCTGCGCATGGGCGTGTGCGACGCAGTGCTGTGCGGCGGCGTGGATACGTTGTGCCGATTGGCTATCAACGGCTTCCACGCGCTGGAAGCGGTAGACCTGCAGCGCTGCGATCCTTTTTCCAAACATCGCCGCGGCATCAACATTGGCGAAGCCGCCGCGCTGTTCCTGATGACACGCGAAACCAGTGCCGTGCAACTGTTGGGCGGCGGCGCAAGCTCGGATGCGTATCACATGTCTTCGCCCGATCCGCAGGGGAACGGTGCGCAGAAAGCAATGCGCGACGCCTTGCACCGTGCCGGACTGGATGCGAGCCAGATCGACTACATCAACCTGCACGGCACGGCCACCGAGCACAATGACAGCATGGAAAGCCTTGCGGTGACGGCCACGTTCGGATCGGACGTCGCCTGCTCTTCCACCAAATCGCTCACCGGCCATACGCTGGCAGCGGCGGGCGCTTTGGAAGCCGCGTTCTGCTGGCTGAGCCTCACCGATGAGCAGGCCGAGCGCCGCCTGCCGCCGCATGTATGGGATGGCGAGGCCGACCCTGCACTGTTGCCGCTCCATCTGATCCAGGCTGGCAGCCATCTGCCTGCCGGTGGCCGTCGTTACCTGATGAGCAATTCCTTTGCTTTTGGCGGCAATAACGCTTCGCTGATTCTGGGGGATCCGGCATGA
- a CDS encoding acyl-CoA thioesterase, whose protein sequence is MRSSGVLHATIDIQVPFFDVDSMDVVWHGHYVKYLEVARCALLDDIGHNYTQMRESGYAWPVIDLQLRYVQAARFGQKLSVRADLIEWQNRLLIHYLIQDGATGQRITRASSVQVAVKIASGEMQLVSPDVFTEAVERRLRKHPSTPSSPVVS, encoded by the coding sequence ATGCGAAGTAGCGGCGTATTGCATGCCACCATCGATATCCAGGTACCGTTCTTCGACGTCGACTCGATGGATGTGGTCTGGCACGGCCATTACGTGAAGTATCTGGAGGTGGCGCGTTGCGCACTGCTCGACGATATCGGTCACAACTACACGCAGATGCGCGAATCCGGTTACGCCTGGCCAGTCATCGATCTGCAGTTGCGCTATGTGCAAGCCGCGCGTTTCGGGCAGAAGCTGAGTGTGCGCGCGGATCTGATCGAATGGCAGAACCGGCTGCTGATCCATTACCTGATCCAGGACGGCGCGACAGGCCAGCGCATCACGCGCGCCAGCAGCGTGCAAGTTGCGGTAAAGATCGCCAGCGGCGAGATGCAACTGGTATCGCCCGACGTTTTCACCGAGGCGGTCGAGCGTAGGTTACGCAAGCATCCGTCAACACCTTCTTCTCCGGTCGTGTCATGA
- a CDS encoding class I SAM-dependent methyltransferase: MNYASPTYVEETRIGFHFLRSHTWQHHVLRVAINDLKRLIDEPLPQGGTLLDVGCGQGKSFRLLRDAFQPSRMLGLDADPHSIRLSEAEAEREGIRVDLLTADCAEIPLPDQSVDIVFCHQTFHHLVEQEQALAEFWRVLKPGGLLLFAESTKAYIDTWVIRWFFRHPMDVQKSAEEYLEMLRQQGFVFGAQNVSFPYLWWSRSKDFGLLERWGLRAPPPPGQREETLVNAAVRKPAHD; the protein is encoded by the coding sequence ATGAATTACGCAAGCCCCACCTACGTCGAAGAAACCCGCATCGGCTTTCATTTTCTGCGCAGTCATACCTGGCAACATCATGTGCTGCGTGTAGCCATCAACGATCTCAAACGACTGATCGATGAACCGTTGCCGCAAGGCGGCACGCTGCTGGATGTGGGCTGCGGTCAGGGCAAGTCGTTCCGTCTGCTGCGCGATGCTTTTCAGCCATCGCGCATGCTGGGACTGGATGCCGATCCGCATAGCATCCGTCTTTCCGAAGCCGAAGCCGAACGCGAGGGCATCCGCGTGGATCTGTTGACCGCCGATTGCGCGGAGATCCCGCTGCCGGACCAGAGCGTAGACATCGTGTTCTGCCACCAGACCTTTCATCACCTGGTAGAACAGGAGCAAGCTCTGGCCGAGTTCTGGCGCGTGCTGAAACCCGGTGGCCTGCTGCTGTTTGCCGAATCCACCAAGGCATATATCGACACTTGGGTGATCCGCTGGTTCTTCCGCCATCCGATGGACGTGCAAAAGAGCGCAGAGGAATATCTGGAGATGCTGCGCCAGCAAGGTTTTGTGTTTGGGGCACAGAACGTGTCGTTCCCTTATCTTTGGTGGAGCCGCTCGAAGGATTTCGGGTTGCTGGAACGCTGGGGCTTACGCGCGCCACCACCTCCCGGGCAGCGGGAAGAAACGCTGGTGAATGCCGCTGTACGTAAACCGGCGCATGATTGA
- a CDS encoding isovaleryl-CoA dehydrogenase: MRPFPLGEEIDMLRESVAAFAEKEIAPRADHIDRENQFPHDLWRKMGDMGLLGITVPEEYGGSGMGFLAHMVAMEEISRASGSVGLSYGAHSNLCVQNIFHNGNEAQRRKYIPKLCSGEYVGALAMSEPGAGSDVVGSMTCKAEQRGDVWVANGSKMWITNGPDADVLLVYMRTAPRVAGSRCMTAFIIEKGMKGFSTAQKLDKLGMRGSNTCELVFEDCEIPAENIVGEVNEGVRVLMSGLDTERLVLSGGPIGLMQASLDLALPYVRERKQFNAPIGTFGVMQAKIADMYTKLQSSRGFAYMVANGFDAGVKSRIDPAACLLNASENAVQVALEAIQTLGGNGYINEFPAGRLLRDAKLYEIGAGTNEIRRMLIGRELFHGKA, encoded by the coding sequence ATGCGCCCTTTCCCGCTCGGTGAAGAGATCGACATGTTGCGTGAAAGCGTGGCCGCCTTCGCAGAGAAGGAGATCGCGCCGCGCGCCGATCATATCGACCGCGAGAACCAGTTCCCACACGACCTGTGGCGCAAGATGGGTGACATGGGCCTGTTGGGCATCACCGTTCCGGAGGAATACGGCGGCAGCGGCATGGGCTTCCTGGCACACATGGTCGCCATGGAAGAAATCTCCCGTGCATCCGGTTCGGTGGGGCTGTCCTACGGCGCGCACTCCAATCTATGCGTGCAGAACATCTTCCATAACGGCAACGAAGCGCAGCGTCGCAAATACATTCCCAAGCTGTGCTCCGGCGAATACGTCGGTGCGCTGGCGATGAGCGAGCCAGGCGCAGGCTCTGACGTCGTCGGTTCGATGACCTGCAAGGCCGAACAACGTGGTGACGTGTGGGTCGCCAACGGCTCGAAGATGTGGATCACCAATGGTCCGGATGCGGATGTGCTGCTCGTTTACATGCGTACCGCGCCGCGCGTGGCCGGCAGCCGCTGCATGACGGCCTTCATCATCGAAAAGGGAATGAAGGGCTTCAGCACGGCGCAAAAGCTGGACAAGCTCGGCATGCGCGGCTCGAACACGTGCGAGCTGGTATTCGAAGATTGCGAGATTCCCGCCGAAAACATCGTCGGCGAAGTGAATGAAGGCGTGCGCGTGCTGATGAGCGGTCTGGACACGGAACGCCTAGTGCTGTCTGGTGGTCCGATCGGCCTGATGCAGGCATCACTGGATTTGGCGCTGCCCTATGTACGCGAGCGCAAGCAGTTCAATGCACCGATCGGTACCTTCGGCGTAATGCAGGCGAAGATTGCCGACATGTACACCAAGTTGCAGAGTTCGCGTGGCTTTGCCTACATGGTGGCGAACGGGTTCGATGCCGGCGTCAAATCACGCATCGATCCAGCCGCCTGCCTGCTAAACGCCTCGGAGAATGCGGTACAGGTAGCACTGGAAGCCATCCAGACGCTGGGCGGCAACGGCTATATCAATGAATTTCCCGCCGGCCGTCTGCTGCGTGACGCCAAGCTCTATGAGATCGGCGCCGGCACCAATGAAATCCGCCGCATGCTGATCGGGCGTGAGCTGTTCCACGGCAAAGCCTGA
- a CDS encoding hotdog family protein, translated as MTPWPIDEVLPHAGEMILLDSIEEVESERIVCVKTVRTGGLFQDADGSLPAWVGVELMAQSIAAWSGCRARADQQPVQLGFLLGTRHYQCNTDAFPLSQRLRIEVERTFHDAHGMAVFSCRIDAPDIHAEARLNVYRPPDADSFFQHVAGVTQHD; from the coding sequence ATGACGCCCTGGCCGATCGACGAGGTATTACCGCACGCCGGGGAGATGATTCTGCTCGACAGCATTGAGGAAGTCGAAAGCGAGCGCATTGTTTGCGTGAAAACCGTGCGGACCGGAGGCCTGTTTCAGGATGCCGACGGCAGCCTGCCCGCCTGGGTTGGCGTGGAATTGATGGCGCAGAGCATTGCCGCGTGGTCCGGCTGCCGGGCACGTGCTGACCAGCAGCCCGTGCAACTCGGCTTTCTGCTCGGCACGCGCCACTACCAGTGCAACACCGACGCGTTTCCGCTCAGCCAGCGCTTGCGCATCGAAGTGGAGCGGACGTTTCATGACGCGCATGGCATGGCCGTTTTCAGCTGCCGCATCGATGCACCGGATATTCACGCGGAAGCACGCTTGAATGTCTATCGCCCACCCGATGCCGATTCATTTTTTCAACACGTTGCTGGAGTGACACAGCATGACTGA
- a CDS encoding glycosyl transferase: protein MSEQIAQERHWSTQKERGSLFLMRLTAFSVRLFGRRLLTPVLYLIVLYFFASARSARRNIRQYQTYLAAWSGNATLLPTLGSVFGQFIAFADNLLDRLDVWRGRLRFEQVDLVDPSGIRPRLLRSQREGRGEILVVTHLGNPDVCRAMAELGEQVPLNVLVHNRHVAQFNRLLGEAGDRSMRLIQVSELDTAMMMDLSQRVERGEWLAIAGDRVPLHDGRRVTVNFLGHPAAFPQGPWLLAGLLRCPVNLLCCLKVDGRYRIHLDPFLDTAHWERGQREAAIQGWAQRYADHLAQQCLMAPQQWFNFYAYWQPAGPETNDAK from the coding sequence ATGAGCGAACAGATAGCACAGGAACGTCATTGGTCCACGCAGAAGGAACGCGGCAGCCTGTTCCTGATGCGGCTGACAGCCTTCAGCGTGCGCCTGTTCGGACGCCGGCTGCTGACGCCGGTGCTGTATCTGATCGTGTTGTATTTCTTTGCATCCGCGCGCAGTGCGCGGCGCAACATTCGGCAATATCAAACCTACCTGGCCGCGTGGAGCGGCAACGCCACGCTGCTGCCCACACTCGGCAGTGTGTTCGGTCAATTCATCGCCTTCGCCGACAACCTGCTCGACCGCCTTGATGTTTGGCGTGGCCGTCTGCGCTTCGAACAAGTGGATTTGGTCGACCCCTCCGGCATCCGCCCTCGCCTACTACGCAGTCAGCGGGAAGGACGCGGCGAGATTCTGGTGGTGACGCATCTGGGTAATCCGGATGTCTGCCGCGCCATGGCGGAACTCGGCGAACAGGTGCCGCTCAACGTGCTGGTGCACAACCGGCATGTGGCACAGTTCAACCGCTTGCTCGGTGAAGCAGGCGATCGCAGCATGCGATTGATCCAGGTGAGCGAACTGGATACGGCGATGATGATGGATCTGTCGCAACGGGTGGAGCGTGGCGAGTGGCTGGCGATTGCCGGCGACCGTGTTCCCTTGCACGATGGCCGGCGCGTGACGGTGAACTTTCTGGGCCATCCGGCAGCGTTTCCGCAGGGTCCGTGGCTGCTGGCCGGCTTGCTCCGTTGTCCGGTGAACCTGCTGTGCTGCCTGAAGGTGGACGGACGTTACCGCATTCATCTCGACCCGTTTCTGGACACCGCGCATTGGGAACGCGGCCAGCGCGAGGCCGCCATTCAAGGCTGGGCACAGCGCTATGCCGATCATCTTGCCCAGCAGTGCTTGATGGCGCCGCAACAGTGGTTCAATTTCTACGCATACTGGCAACCGGCCGGACCGGAGACAAACGATGCGAAGTAG
- the fabG gene encoding 3-oxoacyl-ACP reductase FabG, giving the protein MTDTVLVTGSSRGIGRAIALRLAQAGYDLVLHCRSRRDEAEQVRDAITELGRHARILQFDVADRAACAASLEADVAAHGAYYGIVCNAGLTRDGAFPALTDDDWDQVLRTNLDGFYNVLHPVIMPMIRRRAAGRIVCITSVSGMIGNRGQVNYSASKAGVIGAAKALAVELAKRKITVNCVAPGLIDTDMTSEDVPLEEIMKMIPMQRAGTAEEVAAAVQFLLSPEAGYITRQVLAVNGGLC; this is encoded by the coding sequence ATGACTGATACCGTTCTGGTCACCGGCTCCAGCCGTGGTATCGGACGCGCGATCGCCTTGCGTCTGGCGCAAGCCGGCTACGATCTGGTTTTGCATTGCCGCAGCCGCCGCGACGAAGCCGAACAGGTACGCGATGCCATTACAGAATTGGGCCGCCACGCGCGCATCCTGCAATTCGACGTGGCCGATCGCGCCGCCTGTGCGGCATCACTCGAAGCCGATGTGGCGGCGCACGGCGCGTACTACGGCATCGTATGCAATGCCGGCCTGACACGCGACGGCGCCTTTCCTGCCCTGACGGATGACGATTGGGACCAGGTGCTGCGCACCAATCTGGATGGTTTCTACAACGTGCTGCATCCCGTGATCATGCCGATGATCCGTCGCCGCGCGGCGGGACGCATCGTCTGTATCACTTCGGTATCCGGCATGATCGGCAACCGCGGCCAGGTCAACTACAGCGCGTCCAAGGCTGGTGTGATCGGCGCAGCCAAGGCGCTAGCCGTGGAATTGGCCAAACGCAAGATCACCGTCAATTGCGTCGCGCCCGGTCTGATCGACACCGATATGACCAGCGAAGATGTACCGCTGGAAGAGATCATGAAAATGATCCCCATGCAGCGCGCCGGTACGGCGGAAGAAGTCGCTGCGGCCGTGCAGTTTTTGCTCAGTCCGGAAGCCGGCTACATCACGCGGCAGGTACTCGCCGTCAACGGCGGCTTGTGTTGA
- a CDS encoding lysophospholipid acyltransferase family protein yields MRRSSAGNQAWRLLATGASFALFGLGGMVLRLVILPVLGLLPGDAQTRQRRARAAISKAFYLHVQFMYRSGTLEYDFEGADQLGRPGQMIIANHPSLIDVVFLIAHIPNANCIVKQSLWRNPFTRGPVCRAHYISNNGSPDMLEQAADVLRGGETLIVFPEGTRTAPNCAPVFHRGAAAIALRGARVITPVFITVKPTTLTKAEPWYRIPERRVKVTLRVGKDIDPNAFNAHAALPIASRRLNEHLHQLFLRELASS; encoded by the coding sequence GTGAGGCGTTCAAGCGCAGGCAACCAAGCCTGGCGGCTGCTGGCCACCGGGGCGAGCTTTGCACTGTTCGGACTGGGCGGCATGGTGCTGCGGCTGGTCATACTGCCTGTACTCGGCTTGCTGCCGGGCGACGCACAAACGCGGCAGCGGCGCGCACGTGCTGCGATCAGCAAGGCGTTCTATCTGCACGTGCAGTTCATGTATCGCAGCGGCACGCTGGAATATGACTTTGAGGGTGCGGATCAGCTTGGACGTCCGGGCCAGATGATCATTGCCAATCACCCGTCACTGATCGATGTGGTGTTTCTGATTGCGCACATCCCCAACGCCAATTGCATCGTCAAGCAGAGCCTGTGGCGCAATCCTTTCACCCGCGGCCCTGTATGCCGGGCGCATTACATCAGCAATAACGGCAGCCCGGACATGCTCGAGCAAGCCGCCGATGTCTTGCGTGGCGGCGAAACGCTGATCGTCTTCCCGGAAGGCACGCGCACCGCGCCGAACTGTGCACCGGTATTTCATCGCGGCGCGGCGGCCATCGCGCTACGTGGTGCGCGCGTCATCACGCCGGTGTTCATCACTGTCAAACCCACCACGCTGACCAAGGCCGAGCCCTGGTATCGCATTCCCGAACGAAGGGTGAAAGTGACCTTGCGCGTGGGCAAGGACATCGACCCGAACGCCTTCAATGCTCACGCCGCGCTGCCGATCGCATCGCGCCGTCTCAATGAACACCTGCATCAACTTTTCCTGAGGGAGCTTGCGTCATCGTGA
- a CDS encoding phosphopantetheine-binding protein encodes MNDLQQDIAQLIIDTLNLEDVTVADIPPDLPLFGEGLGLDSVDALELALALQKRYDIRIASDSKDARQHFTTVASLAAFVQAQQDACRN; translated from the coding sequence GTGAATGACCTACAGCAAGACATCGCCCAATTGATTATCGACACCCTCAATCTGGAGGATGTCACCGTCGCCGATATTCCGCCCGACCTGCCGCTGTTCGGCGAAGGTCTCGGCCTGGATTCCGTGGATGCGCTGGAACTGGCGCTGGCGCTGCAGAAGCGCTATGACATCCGCATCGCTTCCGATTCCAAGGATGCCCGCCAGCACTTCACTACCGTGGCCAGCCTTGCCGCCTTCGTGCAGGCACAGCAGGACGCATGCAGAAACTGA
- a CDS encoding S8 family serine peptidase, translated as MATGMLAWRRREVAVLICLALGLSACGGGGGNSSVKSTSSSTPTPSPTPSSPSPSSNVPTPPIDAQLTLTNTYAAHQQGYTGVGVTIGVVDSGIMPNNPAVAGRVGTEYIDVDPTTNNTSIPDVVGHGTWVSEIAAGVSFGQFAGGIAPAANLVSARIIDDNAPDDNGSTAPSQVTTSDATFMQQVNQQMISSGVQVENNSWGGITWDTTNTSLNQAFASAYLPFILNGGLVVFAAGNDSQANPSTIASLPTVANNGTLQNGWLVAVALNSNNPTQLDSYSNKCGIAMNYCLAAPGDVIVLDKDTLASTTNPTYYIVEGTSFAAPEVSGAAALVWQAYPYFSSFLVQQTLLGTATPLGGAQPNPTFGYGALNVGAAVNGPEQFNWGTVEVGFKGTSFWNNPISGSGGLTFDGPGTLNLTQPSTYTGDTVVNGGTLNVVSIASSLTNVAAGGALAFTGAPPASTPSMAGNVWNQGVLAVSPTSNLTISGNYVQGNETQFGAYVDPGELAISLGSSLQVSGTAVLPQGSKLYVYGANNGYVANAHTEVLYAAGGLTGTFASLSWPSSVVLQATLGYSSNDAYLNVSSISLTQVPGVSYAGATYASAERAQGAFNTINSAIQNSGNAQPLPSSFVGGAASIQQSQTTAALQQSLNSLSGQMYAASAAMTFEAIDADTRALSDRFDALLDHPQLLSLNKFQSWSQNLGYQGSMARSGFDSLGFQLNGTMIGGDRAFGNGGVVGYAISQSQGLGNIEQSADQGFSRALEGMVYGGFVQGNWYTMGRFGVGSDWQDTRRELILGGQTAGVSSFSNGSYDVMYGESGYRFNLGDWKFTPFANLEYASVDRDGFNEQGGDGFGLMSPTQSIQRWQGGFGLRSSRQWIMANGTSLSLQARLLWQDAFAMHGVSPNASFTALQQFTPIEGIGLSRYGSVAGLSLDWRFSARSNLSFGVDEYNAQHEHATMGTLNYSLHF; from the coding sequence ATGGCAACCGGAATGCTGGCTTGGCGACGCCGCGAAGTCGCCGTATTGATTTGTCTTGCGCTGGGATTGAGTGCATGCGGTGGGGGCGGCGGGAACAGCAGCGTCAAATCGACCTCGTCGTCGACACCCACGCCATCGCCCACGCCATCGTCGCCTTCGCCTAGCTCCAATGTGCCGACGCCACCCATTGATGCACAGCTAACGCTGACCAATACCTATGCCGCGCATCAGCAAGGCTATACCGGTGTCGGCGTCACCATCGGTGTGGTCGACAGCGGCATCATGCCCAACAACCCCGCAGTGGCCGGGCGGGTTGGCACGGAATACATTGACGTCGATCCAACGACCAACAACACCAGTATTCCCGATGTGGTCGGACACGGCACGTGGGTCTCGGAGATTGCCGCGGGCGTATCTTTCGGGCAATTCGCCGGCGGTATTGCGCCGGCGGCGAATCTGGTATCAGCGCGCATCATTGATGACAACGCGCCTGACGATAACGGTTCGACAGCGCCGTCGCAGGTCACTACGTCAGATGCAACGTTCATGCAGCAAGTCAATCAGCAGATGATCAGTTCCGGCGTCCAGGTTGAGAATAATTCCTGGGGCGGTATTACATGGGATACGACAAATACTTCATTAAACCAGGCATTCGCCTCAGCGTACCTTCCTTTCATCCTCAATGGAGGTTTGGTGGTATTTGCTGCGGGCAATGATTCGCAGGCTAATCCGAGCACCATTGCCTCACTGCCGACTGTGGCAAATAACGGTACGCTGCAAAATGGCTGGTTGGTTGCAGTTGCTTTAAACAGCAACAACCCGACGCAGCTTGATAGCTATTCGAACAAGTGCGGCATTGCGATGAACTACTGCCTGGCTGCCCCAGGCGATGTGATCGTGTTGGACAAGGACACACTCGCCAGTACGACCAATCCGACCTACTACATCGTGGAAGGTACATCGTTCGCCGCACCAGAAGTGTCCGGTGCCGCAGCATTGGTGTGGCAGGCCTATCCGTATTTCTCCAGCTTTTTGGTGCAGCAGACACTATTGGGTACAGCCACCCCGTTGGGAGGGGCGCAGCCGAATCCTACATTTGGTTACGGTGCGCTCAATGTTGGGGCTGCGGTGAATGGTCCGGAGCAGTTTAACTGGGGCACTGTCGAGGTCGGCTTTAAAGGTACGTCGTTTTGGAACAACCCTATATCCGGTTCGGGTGGTTTGACCTTCGATGGTCCCGGCACGCTCAACCTAACCCAGCCCTCTACTTATACCGGGGATACGGTGGTTAATGGCGGTACTCTGAATGTCGTATCTATAGCATCGAGTCTCACCAATGTGGCAGCAGGGGGGGCGCTGGCCTTTACAGGTGCGCCGCCGGCTTCGACACCGTCGATGGCTGGCAATGTCTGGAACCAAGGGGTCCTCGCTGTCAGTCCGACCAGCAACCTCACAATTAGCGGCAATTATGTGCAAGGCAATGAGACGCAATTCGGAGCTTACGTAGATCCTGGCGAATTGGCGATATCGCTCGGTTCCTCATTGCAAGTATCTGGAACCGCAGTACTTCCGCAAGGTTCAAAACTTTATGTCTATGGCGCTAACAACGGCTATGTAGCCAATGCGCACACCGAGGTTTTGTACGCAGCAGGCGGATTGACGGGAACGTTTGCCAGCCTCTCGTGGCCGTCGAGCGTGGTGCTGCAAGCGACACTCGGTTACAGCTCGAATGACGCATATCTCAATGTCTCCAGCATCAGCCTGACTCAGGTTCCAGGGGTATCATATGCCGGAGCCACCTACGCCTCGGCTGAGCGTGCGCAAGGGGCTTTCAACACCATCAACAGCGCGATTCAGAACAGCGGCAACGCACAGCCGTTGCCGAGCAGTTTCGTTGGAGGCGCGGCTAGCATCCAGCAGTCGCAGACCACGGCCGCGTTGCAACAGTCCTTGAATAGCCTTTCCGGCCAGATGTACGCCGCTAGCGCCGCGATGACTTTCGAAGCGATCGATGCCGATACGCGTGCGTTGTCCGACCGTTTCGACGCTTTGCTCGATCATCCACAACTGCTCAGCCTCAACAAATTCCAGAGTTGGTCGCAGAATCTGGGTTATCAAGGCAGCATGGCACGCAGCGGTTTCGACAGCCTGGGCTTCCAGCTCAACGGCACGATGATCGGCGGTGATCGCGCTTTTGGTAATGGCGGGGTCGTGGGTTACGCGATCAGTCAGAGCCAAGGGCTTGGCAATATCGAACAAAGCGCGGACCAAGGTTTCAGCCGCGCGCTGGAAGGCATGGTTTACGGCGGATTCGTCCAGGGCAACTGGTACACCATGGGCCGCTTTGGCGTGGGCAGCGACTGGCAGGATACCCGTCGCGAGTTGATCCTTGGCGGTCAGACGGCTGGTGTGTCGAGCTTCAGCAACGGCAGCTACGACGTTATGTATGGCGAAAGTGGTTATCGCTTCAATTTAGGTGATTGGAAATTCACACCGTTTGCCAATCTTGAATACGCCAGCGTCGACCGTGATGGCTTCAACGAGCAGGGTGGCGACGGCTTCGGTCTGATGTCGCCCACGCAATCCATACAGCGCTGGCAGGGTGGTTTCGGCTTGCGCAGTTCGCGGCAGTGGATCATGGCGAACGGAACCAGCCTAAGCCTGCAGGCGCGTCTGCTATGGCAGGATGCGTTCGCCATGCACGGTGTATCGCCGAATGCCAGCTTCACAGCCTTGCAGCAATTCACGCCGATCGAGGGTATTGGTTTGTCGCGTTACGGCAGCGTGGCCGGGTTGTCATTGGACTGGCGCTTCTCGGCGCGCTCGAATCTGTCGTTCGGTGTGGACGAATACAACGCGCAACACGAGCACGCGACGATGGGAACGTTGAATTACAGCCTGCATTTCTAA
- a CDS encoding excinuclease has protein sequence MKAKTLALLTLLLAAPGLAYAGDKIVHFPFQNAIDAATKAGKLDGTVKFYLAGNTPNGQVTVVNVVNDEVMVNRKTNAFGKKDQDTCDWALQSALISLQDMAKKAGANAVTDIVSDYGNEYRDSHNYECHVGFLMSGVIMKGKLAHVQ, from the coding sequence ATGAAAGCAAAAACGCTGGCACTTCTAACCCTGCTGCTCGCCGCACCCGGCCTTGCCTACGCGGGCGACAAGATCGTGCACTTCCCGTTCCAAAACGCCATCGACGCCGCCACCAAGGCTGGCAAGTTGGACGGTACGGTGAAGTTCTATCTGGCGGGTAACACGCCGAACGGACAAGTCACCGTGGTAAATGTGGTGAATGACGAAGTGATGGTCAACCGCAAGACCAACGCCTTCGGCAAGAAGGATCAGGACACCTGCGACTGGGCGCTGCAATCGGCGCTGATCAGCCTTCAGGATATGGCGAAGAAAGCCGGTGCCAATGCGGTGACCGACATCGTCAGCGACTATGGCAATGAATACCGCGACAGCCACAATTATGAATGCCACGTGGGCTTTCTGATGTCGGGGGTGATCATGAAGGGCAAGCTCGCCCACGTGCAGTGA